A region of Cataglyphis hispanica isolate Lineage 1 chromosome 6, ULB_Chis1_1.0, whole genome shotgun sequence DNA encodes the following proteins:
- the LOC126850487 gene encoding intermembrane lipid transfer protein VPS13B isoform X2 encodes MFKLESYITPVILSYVEKYVKNFKPEQSQVSLWGGDASFQNLDLRLEVLEEQLNLPFVFVSGHIHELLIHVPWVKITSEPIVVTINTIECILKLKDENTTEGNPKTLQKKKEMVQEEAPPGYIKSVVTKVINNITIHCNNLILKYVEEDIVLSVNVKLLSMQTVNNKWEPAFTEINTQEVMLRKVITIQDLTLCLDKMDASGKIEIYQDPVLYRCSMTIRMIINYHSNTLKRASITRFDLHCEKMEFSMTEQQVPMLLRLAALIMALQTKQFPLSKEKSSIAVDEREDVVQDDASQIVGTSTDAVGWGGWAWDIVSSVLPVDWENNWSMEQQLTFSGHTIHLGIYIDDATLTFKTVESIKEQLFYKSRKIRYKSFLSLRLNGVVMDTLIQGITMTTFQIGVACIQLYPRGTCSCGYVEVIDGVQPPLYIIAGNLNTDYLKDSLFDEEAVENKGKKRDYKQGIDNHLTIASVEQLLERCPAFVMDYVYCMELPDDITPERLLEFGSNFEYSNFQEHRTIRYLSGNLTLRLCSGIFHRIDTIKQAAAKYDYNPYIVIKPDPLIDELPPVTLEEYEALRENVSMTETKLILKTASLQLQLADHCVMGVPRQRKIVETRTTPLSPALTDDPFVSIECDEAIATIVQPMYPFRLVACASKLTDLQPEMFTQCHVITDIQIIGAKSQLHLTKTCDTSIMMPYSVQASSKILLYPQYWRDIDMIQKSYSFQTDSVTITGTKAKLMAAVSIATSIFNSADTTNPLICSTLFNDACQEKSPVYLELYLENIMCKNVSSSVMISNEVNVNSIKIFALDDLQQTFILSGPENYDGNNTENVPLLSSVIQFPKNVELHTHPSLVSFKIAEIRASLDPLFFEWLKYRATYHKSGSAHVLRSDSQQLITEGTSSDTGTGTRKKTFPSLYESVHSSSDKEKKRSAVTEKSKTLQYDETQKKTESKTEEEQKSGILVKLAESYSQWSSLVLNGYIGHIVIYIPSNTMSGIGADGIEQAKDRALTENQDLQIMIIKLPSLLIHSSNLNAESLNPYLQNLPVKLPESMWTYGIQSFPWTLSLVDFQCYTLQQRTQKNFIKKVTLNATVALTTKTAAIQSNTLTALSICVHIDNSPIFISLSEEQVVFMSNIVLNIVKILQILYGSRENNTIVRQMSNEMQIVLPAIPQTPSTPTQIMYQDDTTNSTISTSKDDLGYEKDGLVVTAWIQWTITKIAIKLYIMEQVDGSSLKLMLELEDIITSLDLQSVYMQLKSKITTATILHYVRGSQTLNWEAGEYAGLILCGREDNLEKGDDSGFLSFTLTRAKSGNVYTRWGTHKRYKSQKIGQKKEMLIDSALSMNGYISEIFIKTQMVDIILPLSVIGKYSQLVKPFARLASCIERNAEIRDKSTSPLIGIITLNNKSLPLIHLEFKGFRLMMPALNQANKLQHDLLMLQLDGIRITPDAENPICRTPLRTDIYQLAAQANILNVPGSAVEDRQYQINVKGVCAYTTTWKNYQLSINKRMSQSYLYTMNENPALEWNKLGNGSSLDPYFSTSPVLTKFDLCLIIAPAVTFKDDTIVCGSAIEVNCITDIELTINLDQIKLISTLNNEFVTLLSGSFEKMEDQNSFNNIIQRFPSGSQSIKSVNWLKQTLDDPDIDFTKDSGVDFEMSSVNSTVIGRPAVAETMLLPPFEFLVNCGKITLILYEVQNAILDLEDDDIHKIDCEDDNDNVKQSLLYLMINQPNIYFSQQHISKKIQISCFDITTALGDAQNLNTIPTEKDFKIFIIETKHGDLHPDTGIPPSFVTIKSETILGKNRQFFIEMGRPTKIHLSLSRLNQLYNIRNKVLLCFMDGDATQVPAKEKEPADLQNLTTKSRKFIIPDLHLNTKQIVLSLKTDTGAEIIISLASLNGNLSTLMRPDRIYSNLSIDSFIISAIFNGNIKVLLNPWCCNITTCLLWESSYNSEVISQIQIQADSESLYLDFGPDQIKIIKMVMQDCQLLLNEFTSFSKSESKNEKQIVLLTEQHYKDDLKAGAFQFVDGTADELPFPYQVVFFAYPQQAMAWRYPQPRTLTRIHISPVPFETIDADGNYIDRISCFLEYWSDSHMSYQRYADFYLSETDSYRLDLPERAPARAVACVWRVVISSSNKRSLSKSIVSARALAACLRIDSYFNPLLIPNVQIALNIGVLHVSVYNHIDTTVYNDLPPPLDRYTLNGRIPEIQCFMSVEKKGAILVFNKWVDDSTLLDIGGTLSVHVLDYSHLIMQEMLDSLEGRLQLSLSDKIDVSFTSNPFTLKLGPAITHTLAVSTRLWLASFDEEEKNVIVLTRYAIANDSNVTIRFGQSCTGESILLESRQCNFYSWRQIGNQMIRISIEENAWVWSRPFSINKDGIHVIEFNNSMTGTVIFVNVSSLSATQKLVTFSGQLVISNQLKDNFEMRLVKYEADVGSKVTVSKEVYPIPGKSFPSSIILENDKKMAMRLRFTNLTHLSWTGDIPLQPNVKWGQPWLVKVPLQERGQFFSIWVRIVTQRIQDKMKILAVLSPLYMIRSHLPVPVRVQMETPSLKMSSSTIVNGRGECQQLYCPGTFEHFHQLTFQLESGVSASNPYVPLSYSSVDQRKFFRRPDVEDIDKILRDLKDRKDDAKWPFQGDDTGEEWISAEQPQTHVQVKYQDAGLVSSTLLLELQPWCFVMNSLGCHISLVSEDTELCQIPHYGIVTPPKLEGTFHVGVGIGDTYYTSQTLQLARPDWSQSFYMPRINGIIPVDGNIKTSVDCGTSVSILSISSSMHEDMRLVRIASSHVIANLTSQELCVATLAVHEEARNLQLPHDLTPCSLNISPSDDQRQGTPIVQWYTLYTESNVEPLVLYVSFSLGHRWSCPIRVDQAMSRKSVAIPNGSSTMPVIVTTQEDKGTTFVVIHSDDHPQLLIENACGFKILLGQADEKGNEILPDSVHFTWMCEVDSGAIFHYSLPCISNRLPDTVVPSASNVLLFSTVQNDQVIEKTSLKWSRGVNLSALSSTPMDQYLRLPSYGDVKLIMQNVCYTIHISIVPISQIEISAQDIRSRLLRKKNTTKDHDAIAPSPLKRSGEDKLLQNVQSSSSSTSLTSFFSAQEDTLPMESMLVSSSSSKQLIPRTDKIPTDENQLKSTDVISTNSKEGSVTVYLHACTIAILHDINENAQRIEVASLSMTDLIVTINSKARFINLYCYVGDLQLDNQLFDQGGFDFPVVLINQNPLPTREMTFYSNNCLMTNMEKIKQDSLIAIEYIWEVNGNMIASKEYRMRIAPISAYIEDTYITQLLDYATSMIPPRLVLNDSPKRMQTIAISNAVYIPDYIMIDSKILSKPLRLQNFVIEPLSILLSVHTSVRLYVALDHSPLYFGIFERKNLLTTPYRLGNALTMHYLSGAIFGAGWVVGSLEILGSPGGLAQALGSGLRDFVSLPFQGLLQGPWGFIVGITHGSASLMKHVTAGTVNSVTKLASSVARNLDRLTLDEEHLQRQEESRRMRPQGMAQGLYQGLTGLGMSLLAAVAGLAHHPLQQVWSGEATTKSLVTGVGLGLVGVVTKPLSGAAELVALTGQGLLEGAGWNSLPTPRQRPIVQYTTGNSSTSVRYTWRLSPLLDHSHDSILHVTSADYVIHQGSNRAVILVLTRQALLLVNMAEDSVERIFSLRELTSVDHIAESTMLCLYCPPAATQLNRPLSPVEHEMNQEMRARVEEYVRTSSTGLASVSTNSDKQSDTFEKTSPHPEHTLTFYVCPDTRNYLLSLFNIAKRQNQGSGFVVL; translated from the exons ATGTTTAAATTGGAATCCTATATAACACCAGTAATACTCAGTTATGtagagaaatatgtaaaaaattttaaaccagAACAATCACAG gTATCCTTGTGGGGTGGAGATGCATCGTTTCAAAATTTGGATCTACGATTAGAAGTATTGGAGGAGCAACTTAATCTTCCTTTCGTATTTGTTAGTGGCCACATACATGAATTGTTGATACATGTTCCTTGGGTAAAAATTACCTCTGAACCAATAGTTGTTACAATTAATACTATAg AGTGCatcttaaaattgaaagatgaGAATACTACAGAAGGTAATCCAAAGacattacaaaagaaaaaggagatgGTGCA agagGAAGCTCCACCTGGGTACATAAAAAGTGTAGTcacaaaagttattaataatattactattcaCTGCAACAATCTCATCTTGAAATATGTAGAAGAAGATATTGTGCTTAGtgtaaatgtcaaattattaagtatgcaaactgttaataataaatgggaGCCAGCATTCACTG AAATCAACACTCAGGAAGTAATGCTTAGAAAAGTTATTACTATCCAGGATTTGACATTGTGCTTAGATAAAATGGATGCATCAGGGAAGATAGAGATATATCAG gATCCTGTTTTATATCGATGCTCAATGACAATCCGCATGATTATAAACTATCACAGCAACACTTTAAAGAGAGCATCCATCACAAGATTCGATCTTCATTGcgaaaaaatggaatttaGTATGACTGAACAACAAGTACCGATGCTCCTCAGACTGGCTGCTTTGATAATGGCATTACAAACAAAGCAATTTCCACTAAGCAAGGAGAAATCTTCCATTGCTGTGGATGAGAGAGAGGATGTTGTACAAG atGATGCAAGTCAGATAGTGGGGACTTCGACAGATGCAGTTGGATGGGGTGGATGGGCTTGGGATATAGTGTCATCTGTTCTGCCTGTTGACTGGGAGAATAATTGGTCCATGGAACAACAACTGACTTTTTCTGGTCATACCATACACTTGGGTATTTATATAGATGATGCTACTTTAACGTTTAAG acTGTCGAAAGCATTAAAGAACagttattttacaaatctCGGAAAATTAGATACAAATCGTTTTTATCACTTCGATTAAATGGAGTTGTAATGGATACCTTAATTCAAGGAATCACAATGACAACGTTTCAAATAGGAGTGGCGTGCATACAGCTCTATCCGCGAGGAACGTGCAGTTGCGGATATGTAGAAGTCATTGATGGTGTACAg ccgCCTCTTTACATAATAGCTGGGAACTTGAATACTGATTATCTGAAAGATTCGTTGTTTGACGAAGAAGCCGTAGAAAACAAgggaaagaagagagattACAAGCAAGGAATAGATAATCACTTGACAATAGCTTCGG TCGAGCAATTATTAGAAAGATGTCCAGCGTTTGTGATGGATTATGTTTATTGCATGGAATTGCCCGACGATATAACACCTGAAAGACTGCTCGAGTTTGGATCAAACTTTGAATACAG TAATTTTCAGGAACACAGGACAATAAGGTATCTGTCTGGAAATCTGACACTCAGATTATGCTCTGGTATTTTTCATCGTATTGATACTATCAAACAAGCTGCAgcgaaatatgattataatccttacattgtaataaaacCAG aTCCTCTCATCGATGAATTACCCCCAGTTACATTGGAAGAGTACGAAGCACTCAGAGAGAATGTATCAATGACGGAAacaaagttaatattaaaaacagcgTCGTTGCAATTACAACTGGCAGATCATTGCGTCATGGGAGTGCCGCGACAACGTAAAATTGTCGAAACTCGG ACCACTCCATTATCTCCAGCTCTTACAGATGATCCTTTTGTAAGCATTGAATGTGATGAAGCAATTGCCACCATAGTTCAGCCTATGTATCCGTTTAGACTCGTGGCTTGTGCATCCAAATTGACGGATTTACAACCTGAAATGTTTACCCAATGCCATGTGATTACTGATATACAA ATAATTGGAGCAAAAAGTCAACTCCACTTGACAAAAACTTGCGATACTTCAATAATGATGCCTTACTCGGTGCAAGCTTCTTCAAAGATATTATTGTATCCTCAATATTGGCGAGACATAGACATGATTCAAAAATCATACTCTTTTCAAACAGATAGTGTCACTATTACAGGGACTAAGGCAAAATTAATGGCTGCTGTATCTATAGCaacttctatttttaattctgcGGATACAACAAATCCACTTATTTGTTCTACTCTTTTTAATGACGCTTGTCAAGagaaat CACCAGTGTATTTAGAGTtatatctagaaaatataatgtgcAAAAATGTATCATCTTCAGTTATGATATCAAATGAAGTGAatgtaaattctataaaaatatttgctctaGATGATTTGCAACAAACCTTTATTCTTTCGGGTCCAGAAAATTATGACGGCAa taacaCAGAAAATGTACCACTTTTATCTAGTGTAATACAGTTTCCTAAAAATGTCGAACTACATACACATCCATCTCTTGTTTCGTTTAAAATTGCCGAAATCAGAGCTTCGTTGGATCCACTTTTCTTTGAATGGCTAAAATATCGTGCTACTTATCACAAATCAGGAAGTGCACACGTATTACGTTCAGATAGTCAACAGTTGATCACCGAAGGTACATCGTCCGATACAGGTACAGGTACTCGAAAGAAAACATTTCCGAGTCTATATGAAAGTGTGCATAGTTCATcggacaaagagaaaaaaagatcagcCGTAACAGAAAAGTCGAAAACATTACAATATGATGAAACGCAAAAGAAAACTGAATCTAAAACAGAAGAGGAAcag AAATCGGGAATATTGGTCAAATTAGCAGAGTCATATTCGCAGTGGAGCAGTCTGGTGTTAAATGGTTACATAGgacatattgttatttatattccatCTAATACAATGAGTGGCATTGGTGCTGATG gcATAGAACAAGCCAAAGACAGAGCCTTAACAGAGAATCAAGATttacaaataatgataataaaactgCCAAGTCTTCTTATACACTCATCTAATTTGAATGCTGAGTCATTAAACCCGTATCTGCAAAATCTTCCCGTTAAATTGCCAGAATCTATGTGGACATATG GAATACAAAGCTTTCCCTGGACATTAAGTCTTGTAGATTTTCAGTGTTACACATTGCAACAGAGGACACAAAAGAATTTCATAAAGAAAGTTACATTAAATGCTACAGTGGCTCTTACAACTAAGACAGCGGCAATTCAGTCAAATACACTTACTGCTTTAAGCATTTGTGTACATATTGATAATTCTCCTATCTTTATTTCACTTTCGGAGGAacaa GTTGTTTTCATGAGCAATATAgtcttaaatattgtaaaaatattacaaattttgtatGGTTCTCgggaaaataatacaattgtaCGACAGATGAGCAATGAAATGCAAATTGTTCTTCCTGCCATACCTCAAACTCCGTCCACTCCGACACAAATAATGTATCAAGACGATACAACTAATTCAACCATATCTACATCAAAAGATGATCTAGGATATG agaAAGACGGTTTAGTTGTAACAGCATGGATCCAATGGACCATAACAAAGatagcaattaaattatacattatggAACAAGTAGATGGATCTTCTTTAAAGTTGATGTTAGAATTGGAGGATATTATAACATCCTTAGACCTGCAATCAGTctatatgcaattaaaaagtaaaataacaaCAGCTACGATATTACATTATGTTag AGGTTCACAAACATTAAATTGGGAAGCTGGCGAATATGCCGGACTAATACTCTGCGGAAGAGAAGATAATTTAGAGAAAGGAGATGATTCGGGTTTTCTAAGTTTTACGCTTACTCGTGCAAAATCGGGAAATGTGTACACACGTTGGGGTACTCACAAACGTTACAAGTCACAAAAGATAGGACAAAAG aAAGAAATGTTGATTGATTCAGCGTTGTCTATGAACGGctatatttctgaaatattcatcaaaacGCAAATGGTCGATATAATCTTACCACTTAGTGTGATTGGCAAATATAGCCAATTGGTAAAACCTTTTGCACGTCTTGCTTCGTGTATCGAGAGAAATGCAGAAATTCGTGACAAAAGCACATCACCATTAATTGGTATAATCACtctgaataataaatcattaccATTGATACATTTGGAGTTCAAAGGTTTTCGACTTATGATGCCAGCCTTAAATCaagcaaataaattacaaCACGATTTATTGATGCTCCag TTGGACGGAATTCGTATCACACCTGATGCGGAAAATCCAATTTGCAGAACTCCATTGCGGACTGACATATATCAGTTGGCTGCTcaagcaaatatattaaatgtaccaGGTTCGGCCGTGGAAGATCGTCAGTATCAAATTAACGTTAAAGGAGTGTGCGCTTATACTACTACATGGAAGAATTATCAGCTAAGCATTAATAAG AGAATGTCTCAATCATACCTATATACAATGAATGAGAATCCTGCATTAGAATGGAATAAACTCGGGAATGGTAGTAGTCTTGATCCATATTTCTCTACATCTCCTGTATTAACaaa ATTTGATCTCTGTTTGATCATTGCACCTGCTGTCACATTTAAAGATGACACAATAGTTTGTGGAAGTGCCATAGAAGTGAATTGCATTACAGACATAGAATTGACAATAAATTtagatcaaattaaattaatatcgacgCTCAATAACGAATTTGTAACGCTATTGTCTGGAAGTTTTGAGAAAATGGAAGatcaaaatagttttaataatataattcaaagatTTCCTTCGGGTTCTCAAAGCATAAAATCTGTCAATTGGTTAAAACAGACGTTAGATGATCcagatattgattttacaaaagaCAGTGGTGTTGATTTTGAGATGTCCAGTGTAAATTCGACAGTAATT ggAAGACCTGCGGTTGCTGAAACAATGTTACTTCCACCATTTGAATTTTTAGTGAATTGTGGAAAGATAACGCTTATCTTGTACGAAGTTCAGAACGCAATTCTTGATTTAGAAGATGAT gatATACACAAAATTGATTGTGAAGacgataatgataatgtaaaacagtcattactttatttaatgatcAATCAACcgaatatttacttttctcagcaacatatatctaaaaaaattcaa ATATCCTGTTTTGATATAACGACGGCACTTGGCGATGCTCAAAATCTGAATACGATACCAACTGAAaaggattttaaaatttttataatagaaacaaaGCATGGAGATTTACATCCAGACACGGGTATTCCACCTTCTTTTGTTACAATAAAATCTGAGACGATTCTAGGCAAAAAtcgacaattttttatcgaaatggGACGGCCGACGAAAATAcatctttctttatctcgGCTCAATCAGCTTTATAATATACGGAATAAg GTATTATTGTGTTTTATGGACGGCGATGCTACGCAAGTGCCAGCAAAGGAAAAGGAACCTGCGGACCTTCAAAATTTAACGACAAAATCGAGGAAGTTCATTATACCGGATTTACATCTAAACACAAAACAAATCGTATTATCTTTAAAGACTGACACTGGAGCAGAAATCATTATTAGTTTAGCATCGTTAAATGGAAATCTGTCAACACTTATGAGACCAGATAGGATCTATTCAAATTTATCCAtagattcttttattatatctgcGATTTTTAACGGAAATATTAAAGTGTTATTAAATCCATGGTGCTGCAACATAACAACTTGCTTACTTTGGGAATCTTCGTACAACAGCGAAGTCATTTCGCAGATACAGATACAGGCAGATAGTGAAAGTCTATATCTCGATTTTGGACctgatcaaattaaaattataaaaatggttATGCAAGATTGTCAGTTGCTCTTAAATGAATTTACCTCATTCTCTAAAAGCGAGAGTAAAAATGAGAAACAAATTGTACTATTGACTGAACAACATTACAAGGATGATTTAAAAGCTGGTGCATTCCAGTTTGTCGATGGCACTGCAGATGAGTTGCCTTTTCCGTATCAA GTAGTATTCTTTGCTTATCCTCAACAAGCGATGGCTTGGAGATATCCGCAACCACGCACATTAACGAGAATACACATATCTCCTGTTCCATTTGAA ACAATAGACGCCGATGGCAATTATATCGACAGAATTTCCTGTTTCCTTGAATATTGGAGCGACAGTCATATGTCGTATCAACGTTacgcagatttttatttatcggaaACGGATTCTTATCGATTGGATTTGCCAGAGAGGGCACCGGCACGTGCGGTGGCTTGCGTGTGGCGAGTAGTCATTTCATCCAGCAACAAGCGGTCGCTCTCAAAAAGCATTGTTTCCGCGCGAGCTCTCGCGGCCTGCTTACGCATCGATTCCTACTTTAATCCTCTGTTAATACCAAATGTGCAGATTGCCTTAAATATCGGCGTGCTTCACGTGTCTGTGTACAATCATATCGATACCACTGTGTACAATGATCTGCCGCCACCGCTGGATAGGTACACATTGAATGGGAGGATCCCCGAAATACAATGTTTTATGTCTGTGGAAAAAAAGGGGGCTATTCTGGTGTTTAACAAATGGGTGGATGATTCTACATTGCTCGATATCGGTGGTACTTTGAGTGTGCATGTATTAGATTATAGTCATTTGATCATGCAAGAGATGCTGGATTCCCTGGAAGGAAGATTACAATTATCGTTATCAGACAAAATAGACGTGTCGTTCACGAGCAACCCGTTTACGTTGAAATTGGGTCCGGCAATCACTCATACTCTTGCGGTCTCCACTCGTCTGTGGTTGGCGTCTTTTGATGAGGaggagaaaaatgtaattgttCTGACGCGTTATGCAATTGCCAATGATAGCAATGTAACTATCCGTTTTGGTCAAAGTTGCACTGGCGAAAGTATACTTCTCGAGAGCAGACAATGTAACTTCTACTCGTGGCGACAGATTGGCAATCAAATGATACGGATATCAATCGAGGAGAACGCTTGGGTGTGGAGCCGACCCTTTTCCATCAACAAGGATGGAATCCATGTAATAGAATTCAATAATTCAATGACCGGCACCGTGATTTTCGTGAATGTTTCGTCGCTTTCCGCTACGCAGAAACTTGTAACATTCTCGGGACAGCTCGTAATTTCCAATCAATTGAAGGATAATTTTGAGATGAGATTGGTAAAATACGAAGCAGATGTCGGCTCTAAGGTAACGGTTTCGAAGGAGGTATATCCGATACCGGGTAAGAGTTTTCCGTCATCTATTATccttgaaaatgataaaaaaatggctATGCGGTTACGTTTCACCAATTTGACACACTTATCCTGGACCGGTGACATTCCTCTTCAACCAAACGTCAAATGGGGTCAACCGTGGCTTGTAAAAGTACCACTTCAAGAACGCGGTCAGTTTTTTAGTATCTGGGTACGGATTGTAACACAGAGGATACAAGACAAGATGAAGATTCTCGCGGTATTAAGTCCTCTTTACATGATTAGATCGCATTTACCAGTGCCGGTTAGAGTCCAGATGGAAACTCCATCCTTGAAGATGTCGTCGAGCACAATAGTGAACGGTCGCGGCGAGTGTCAGCAATTGTACTGTCCTGGTACATTCGAGCACTTTCATCAACTAACATTTCAATTGGAATCCGGTGTCTCCGCATCGAATCCTTACGTGCCGCTCTCGTATAGTTCGGTGGATCAACGAAAGTTCTTCAGAAGACCCGACGTCGAGGACATCGACAAAATTCTACGAGATCTCAAAGACCGAAAGGACGACGCAAAGTGGCCTTTTCAAGGAGATGACACAGGAGAGGAATGGATATCTGCGGAGCAGCCGCAGACACATGTACAGGTGAAGTATCAAGACGCAGGATTGGTCTCTAGTACCTTGTTGTTAGAATTGCAGCCTTGGTGTTTCGTAATGAATTCGCTAGGCTGCCATATCTCGCTGGTGTCGGAGGATACAGAATTGTGCCAGATCCCTCACTACGGCATAGTCACACCGCCCAAGTTAGAAGGCACCTTTCACGTGGGCGTCGGAATAGGCGATACTTATTACACATCGCAAACGTTACAGCTGGCACGACCTGATTGGAGCCAGAGCTTCTATATGCCTCGAATTAATGGCATCATACCGGTGGACGGAAACATCAAGACGTCCGTGGACTGTGGCACCAGCGTATCTATCTTAAGCATCAGTTCCTCTATGCACGAAGACATGCGTCTAGTGCGAATCGCAAGTAGCCACGTGATCGCCAATTTGACTTCTCAGGAATTATGCGTGGCTACGCTCGCGGTGCACGAGGAAGCGAGAAACTTGCAGCTGCCGCACGATCTCACCCCTTGCAGCCTAAATATCTCGCCATCCGATGATCAAAGGCAGGGTACACCAATCGTACAATGGTACACGCTGTATACGGAAAGCAATGTCGAGCCGCTCGTATTGTATGTATCTTTCAGCCTCGGTCATAGATGGTCCTGTCCGATCAGAGTGGACCAAGCAATGAGCCGCAAATCCGTCGCAATTCCAAACGGTTCTTCGACCATGCCGGTTATTGTGACAACGCAAGAAGACAAAGGTACCACGTTCGTCGTAATACACAGTGATGATCATCCGCAATTGTTAATCGAGAATGCTTGCGGCTTTAAGATACTGCTGGGACAAGCTGATGAAAAAGGAAACGAGATATTACCGGATAGCGTCCATTTTACGTGGATGTGCGAAGTTGATAGCGGAGCAATATTCCATTACTCTCTTCCTTGTATCAGTAATAGGCTACCCGACACTGTCGTTCCAAGCGCATCGAACGTGCTGTTATTTTCCACTGTGCAAAACGATCAAGTGATAGAAAAGACAAGTCTAAAATGGTCGAGAGGCGTAAATCTATCCGCATTGTCGTCTACACCGATGGACCAGTATCTGCGATTGCCCTCGTACGGCGACGTAAAGCTCATAATGCAGAACGTCTGTTACACCATTCATATCAGCATCGTGCCTATCTCCCAGATTGAAATATCCGCTCAAGACATTAGAAGTAGATTATTGCGGAAGAAGAATACGACAAAGGATCACGATGCAATCGCGCCGAGTCCGTTGAAAAGATCAGGAGAGGATAAATTACTGCAGAATGTACAGAGTTCAAGTAGCTCAACATCGCTAACAAGCTTCTTCTCGGCTCAAGAAGACACCTTGCCAATGGAATCGATGCTTGtctcgtcatcgtcgtcgaaaCAATTGATTCCGAGAACGGACAAAATTCCCACTGATGAAAATCAATTGAAATCCACCGATGTCATTTCAACGAATTCTAAAGAAGGTTCTGTAACAGTTTATCTGCATGCATGTACTATCGCCATTCTTCACGACATCAATGAAAATGCGCAAAGAATCGAAGTCGCGAGTCTATCTATGACAGATTTGATCGTCACCATAAATTCAAAGGCtagatttatcaatttatattgctACGTAGGCGACTTGCAGTTggataatcaattatttgatCAAGGAGGTTTCGATTTTCCTGTAGTATTGATAAATCAGAATCCATTACCAACCAGAGAGATGACATTTTATAGCAATAACTGTTTAATGACGAATATGGAGAAAATTAAACAAGATTCTTTAATAGCTATCGAGTACATCTGGGAAGTAAACGGAAATATGATAG CATCGAAGGAATATCGCATGAGAATCGCGCCCATTAGTGCATATATCGAGGACacatatataacacaattattaGATTACGCAACTTCGATGATACCACCACGTTTAGTATTGAATGACAGTCCTAAACGGATGCAAACGATAGCTATTTCGAACGCAGTATACATACCGGACTACATCATGATCGACTCAAAAATCTTGAGCAAGCCGTTGAGATTGCAAAACTTTGTAATAGAACCATTGTCCATTTTATTGAGCGTTCACACTTCCGTACGATTATATGTCGCTCTGGACCATTCCCCATTGTACTTCGGTATCTTCGAGAGGAAGAATCTACTGACCACCCCTTACAGACTTGGCAATGCGCTTACCATGCATTATTTGTCTGGCGCTATATTTGGAGCAG GTTGGGTAGTCGGATCATTGGAAATACTCGGATCACCGGGAGGTTTGGCGCAAGCGCTCGGATCCGGACTCAGAGACTTCGTTTCATTACCATTTCAAGGGTTGTTGCAAGGTCCGTGGGGTTTCATAGTTGGAATTACGCATGGATCAGCCAGTCTGATGAAACACGTTACAGCGg GCACTGTAAATTCCGTAACAAAACTGGCATCTAGTGTCGCGCGAAACTTGGATCGTTTAACGTTGGACGAGGAACATCTTCAGCGACAAGAAGAGTCGCGCAGAATGCGTCCTCAAGGCATGGCACAAGGACTTTATCAGGGCTTAACTGGTCTCGGAATGAGTCTACTcg cgGCTGTGGCTGGTTTGGCACATCATCCTTTGCAACAAGTGTGGTCAGGCGAGGCGACGACCAAGAGTTTAGTCACCGGAGTCGGACTTGGTCTAGTCGGTGTCGTGACTAAGCCACTGAGTGGTGCCGCGGAATTGGTTGCTCTTACGGGTCAAGGATTATTAGAGGGAGCTGGATGGAATTCCTTGCCTAcg CCACGTCAAAGACCAATCGTGCAATATACTACTGGTAATAGTAGCACATCCGTGCGATACACTTGGCGTTTGTCACCCTTACTCGATCACAGTCACGACAGTATCCTTCACGTGACCAGCGCAGATTATGTCATTCATCAGGGCAGTAATCGCGCAGTGATACTCGTTCTCACACGACAAGCTCTATTACTCGTTAATATGGCAGAGGACAGTGTAGAAAGAATATTCTCGTTAAGAGAATTGACGAGCGTTGATCATATCGCAGAATCGACCATGTTGTGCTTGTATTGTCCACCAGCTGCAACACAATTGAACAGACCTTTATCGCCAGTCGAACATGAG atgAATCAAGAAATGAGAGCGCGAGTTGAAGAGTACGTGCGAACAAGCAGCACTGGTTTAGCCAGCGTATCAACCAATAGCGACAAACAGTCCGACACCTTTGAAAAAACATCTCCACATCCAGAACATACACTTACGTTTTACGTTTGTCCAGATACCCGTAATTATTTACTATCATTGTTCAACATTGCCAAGCGTCAAAATCAGGGTTCTGGTTTCGttgtattataa